GCTGCAACAAGGTACAACCGTCATTTGCAGGTTACCGGATTCAGGACCGCGCGAGGTGATTCCTCCCGGCAGCATTGAACAGCCCCGATCTGTGTCGATGAATTGAACACCATGATATCAACCAGGGTCAGCGAGCCGGGCTTGCGAATAGAACTAGCGGACGAGGCAGCCAGCGAACGCCTTGCGGCCGGACTTGCCATGCTGGCGGGCAAAGGCGATCTGATTGCGCTTGAAGGCGACCTTGGAGCCGGCAAAACCACAATTGCCAGGAGCTTTGTACGCACCCTTGCCGATAACCCGGCACTGGAGGTACCAAGCCCGACTTTCACCCTGGTTCAGACATACGAACTGGACGGGATGAGCGTGGCACACATGGATTTCTACCGGCTGGAGGAACCGGCGGAGATCGACGAACTCGGTATCGACGAAGCGCTTGATACAGGCGCCGTGATTGTCGAATGGCCATCGCGTGCTGCCGATTTGCTGCCGCCCGGCGGATTGCTGATCGAGCTGAGCGAAGAGGACGGTGGGCGCAGCGCCCGGTTGTCCAGCAGCAATGAGAATTGGTCTGCGCGCCTCGGCAAGCTGCAGCACATTGACGACCTGCTGGCAGCAAGCGGCTGGCAGGCTGCAACCCGTCACAAAATGCCGGCCGACGCCTCATCGCGGCGCTATGAGCGCCTGAGCGGCGGGCCGGGCGGTGCCAGCGGCCTACTGATGGACATGCCGTCGCGTCCCGACGGCGACCCCGTCCGCAACGGCCTGCCCTACAGCCGCATTGCGCATCTGGCGGAGGACATCCGTGCTGTTGAAGCGGTCAATCGCGGCCTGCTGGCGCAGGGCCTTTCCGCACCGGAAATCCATGCCATCGACACCCGCAACGGGTTCGCGGTCATCGAAGATTTCGGGGCGGTGAGTTTCCGGTCGCT
Above is a window of Anderseniella sp. Alg231-50 DNA encoding:
- the tsaE gene encoding tRNA (adenosine(37)-N6)-threonylcarbamoyltransferase complex ATPase subunit type 1 TsaE, producing MISTRVSEPGLRIELADEAASERLAAGLAMLAGKGDLIALEGDLGAGKTTIARSFVRTLADNPALEVPSPTFTLVQTYELDGMSVAHMDFYRLEEPAEIDELGIDEALDTGAVIVEWPSRAADLLPPGGLLIELSEEDGGRSARLSSSNENWSARLGKLQHIDDLLAASGWQAATRHKMPADASSRRYERLSGGPGGASGLLMDMPSRPDGDPVRNGLPYSRIAHLAEDIRAVEAVNRGLLAQGLSAPEIHAIDTRNGFAVIEDFGAVSFRSLLDDSEQFPLCLTAAVMMLANLAQANWPERIELSSGDAYQLSHYDMDALLIEAELCLDWYWPHVSSKPVDDRARDEFMAAWHDVLQLVQTSQPVWVLRDFHVDNLFWLPQRDGDRKIGLIDTQDCVLGHPAYDLASLLQDVRVTIPAQVERDYYDMYVAARGADDESFDTGSFAAAYAILGAQRATKILGIFARLNARDGKPAYLRHLPRASDVLEHNLRHPALATVKAWFDEHLPRTLREDAGS